In Methanobrevibacter sp., the DNA window GGAAAATTAGAAAAGAAAAAAATTATGCTCCAAAAAATTAAGTTTGATCCAAATCACTTAAGTTTTTGAAAGAGCCTTTTTAAAGGGGATTATTTTCTTCAAAAATATTTATTAACTTAAATAAATTAATTATAGTTATGTATCTATATCTCATAGTTAAGATTTAGATGAAAAATATTAAAGATTAATTAGATTAATGTTACAGTTAATATTATTAATGGCATAGTAAAATCAATGCAATTTAATTTGAGGGTATTTAATGAAAATCAATGGTGAAGTGACAACAGGTTTAGGAAAAGCAGCTTACTTTCTATCTCAGGAATTCTACACAAATGAGTTTAGGAAAAATTTAGGTTTTGTTCCTTATCCTGGAACATTGAATATAATTGTTGGAGATGAACATCTGGATGAAATCAATGAAATCAAGGATAGTTGTGAAAATCTAATAAAGCCGGATGAAGGCTTTGGAGCTGTTAAGTACATTAAAGCCAAATTGAATGATGAAGTGGATGGAGCTATTGTTTTTCCGGCA includes these proteins:
- a CDS encoding DUF120 domain-containing protein, which encodes MKINGEVTTGLGKAAYFLSQEFYTNEFRKNLGFVPYPGTLNIIVGDEHLDEINEIKDSCENLIKPDEGFGAVKYIKAKLNDEVDGAIVFPAKTTHEENYLEFIAEDKLRDKLNIVDGNVVTLEF